The sequence TTCGATTTCTTTATCTGTAATTTCTCTGTAATAACCGTAAGGAAGTTTTTCGAGTGTAAAAATTCCGAAACTGACCCTTTCGAGAGATTTAACAAAATAGCCGAGTTGTCCGAACATACGTTTCACAAAATGATTTCTGCCCTCGACAGTAGTAACTTCTACCATTTTTTTGTTATTGGAATTAACGTATTTTATTTCTTCGAATTTGCTTTTCCTGCCGTCGAGATAAATTCCCTTCGACAATTTGTCGGCGTGTTCCTGAATAAGAGGTTTATCGAGGGTAGCGCGATAAACGCGCGGAATTTTTTTGCTCGGATGCGTCATTAAATTCGAAAAGTTCCCGTCGTTTGTCAGTATGAGCACTCCGGTAGTATTATAATCGAGTCGCCCTACCGGAAATATTTTATGTTTGGTTTTGATCAGGTCGGTTACTTTTTTCCTGTTCTTTTCGTCGCTTGTGGTAGTAATGTATCCTTTCGGTTTATTCAGGAGGTAATAGACTTTTTTTTCGGGTTTAAGTTTTTCTCCGTCCAGATATACTACGTCAACAGCCGG comes from Melioribacter roseus P3M-2 and encodes:
- a CDS encoding pseudouridine synthase, with protein sequence MKIRLNKFLSECGISSRRNSEEYIKTGRVSVNGNIVTDFSFYVDPAVDVVYLDGEKLKPEKKVYYLLNKPKGYITTTSDEKNRKKVTDLIKTKHKIFPVGRLDYNTTGVLILTNDGNFSNLMTHPSKKIPRVYRATLDKPLIQEHADKLSKGIYLDGRKSKFEEIKYVNSNNKKMVEVTTVEGRNHFVKRMFGQLGYFVKSLERVSFGIFTLEKLPYGYYREITDKEIEKVYKLYDK